GGGCGGCAAATTTGCCGCTGATCGCATCCACGAGGACTGAGACGCCGCGAAGGTTGCCGGCCCGACAAGGGCCGGCAACCTAGAGAATTGCACCTTGCCATATCCTCTCCAGGGGGATAGGTTATGGCCATGTCAGAACATCGTCACAGCACACACCCGGACATCGCCAAGCGGCTGAAACGCGCCGAGGGACACCTGAAGAGCGTCATCAAGATGATCGAGGACGGCAAGCCCTGCCTCGATCTCGCCCAGCAGCTGCATGCCGTCGAAAAGGCGATCAGCCAGGCCAAGCGCACGCTCATTCAGGATCATCTCGATCACTGCCTCGACGAGACGGTCGGTGCGCTTGACCACGGCCAGCGGCGAACCATC
Above is a window of Rhizobium sp. NRK18 DNA encoding:
- a CDS encoding metal-sensing transcriptional repressor, which produces MSEHRHSTHPDIAKRLKRAEGHLKSVIKMIEDGKPCLDLAQQLHAVEKAISQAKRTLIQDHLDHCLDETVGALDHGQRRTIDEFKTITKYL